Proteins encoded within one genomic window of Trichomycterus rosablanca isolate fTriRos1 chromosome 7, fTriRos1.hap1, whole genome shotgun sequence:
- the guk1b gene encoding guanylate kinase 1b isoform X2, which produces MSGPRPVVLSGPSGAGKSTLLKRLMKEYDGVFGFSVSHTTRNPRPGEEDGRDYHFTTREKMQEGINDGDFIENAEFSGNMYGTSKSAVEDVQAQNLICILDVDLQGVKNIKQTDLNPIYISIQPPSIEILEQRLRDRQTETEETLQKRLEAARMDMELSKEPGVFDMVIINDDLDEAYEKLKRALIECLR; this is translated from the exons ATGTCAGGACCGAGACCTGTAGTACTGAGCGGCCCATCCGGCGCAGGGAAAAGCACTCTGCTCAAAAGGCTGATGAAGGAATACGACGGCGTGTTCGGGTTCAGTGTCTCAC ATACAACCAGAAATCCTCGTCCTGGAGAAGAAGATGGCAGAG ATTATCACTTCACCACCAGAGAGAAGATGCAGGAAGGGATCAACGACGGAGACTTTATAGAGAACGCCGAGTTCTCGGGGAACATGTACGGCACCAG TAAATCCGCTGTGGAGGACGTCCAAGCTCAGAACCTGATCTGCATCCTGGATGTCGACCTGCAGGGCGTGAAAAACATCAAGCagactgacctcaaccccatctaCATCTCCATCCAGCCTCCGTCCATAGAGATCctg GAGCAGCGTTTGAGAGATCGGCAGACGGAGACGGAGGAAACCTTACAGAAGCGTTTGGAGGCGGCTCGGATGGACATGGAGCTCA GTAAAGAACCAGGAGTCTTCGATATGGTGATTATTAACGATGATCTGGATGAAGCCTACGAGAAGCTCAAACGTGCTCTTATTGAG TGTTTGAGGTGA
- the guk1b gene encoding guanylate kinase 1b isoform X1 has product MSGPRPVVLSGPSGAGKSTLLKRLMKEYDGVFGFSVSHTTRNPRPGEEDGRDYHFTTREKMQEGINDGDFIENAEFSGNMYGTSKSAVEDVQAQNLICILDVDLQGVKNIKQTDLNPIYISIQPPSIEILEQRLRDRQTETEETLQKRLEAARMDMELSKEPGVFDMVIINDDLDEAYEKLKRALIEEIQKVQDAQK; this is encoded by the exons ATGTCAGGACCGAGACCTGTAGTACTGAGCGGCCCATCCGGCGCAGGGAAAAGCACTCTGCTCAAAAGGCTGATGAAGGAATACGACGGCGTGTTCGGGTTCAGTGTCTCAC ATACAACCAGAAATCCTCGTCCTGGAGAAGAAGATGGCAGAG ATTATCACTTCACCACCAGAGAGAAGATGCAGGAAGGGATCAACGACGGAGACTTTATAGAGAACGCCGAGTTCTCGGGGAACATGTACGGCACCAG TAAATCCGCTGTGGAGGACGTCCAAGCTCAGAACCTGATCTGCATCCTGGATGTCGACCTGCAGGGCGTGAAAAACATCAAGCagactgacctcaaccccatctaCATCTCCATCCAGCCTCCGTCCATAGAGATCctg GAGCAGCGTTTGAGAGATCGGCAGACGGAGACGGAGGAAACCTTACAGAAGCGTTTGGAGGCGGCTCGGATGGACATGGAGCTCA GTAAAGAACCAGGAGTCTTCGATATGGTGATTATTAACGATGATCTGGATGAAGCCTACGAGAAGCTCAAACGTGCTCTTATTGAG GAAATTCAGAAGGTTCAAGATGCCCAAAAGTAA